A part of Rattus norvegicus strain BN/NHsdMcwi chromosome 4, GRCr8, whole genome shotgun sequence genomic DNA contains:
- the Nfu1 gene encoding NFU1 iron-sulfur cluster scaffold homolog, mitochondrial isoform X2, protein MAAAERAWGAAVGVARLCRRLCHVATPHAFKKQPLHQYVQRPLFPLRTPLYNTVRFMFIQTQDTPNPNSLKFIPGKPVLETRTMDFPTPAAAFRSPLARQLFRIEGVKSVFFGPDFITVTKENEELDWNLLKPDIYATIMDFFASGLPLVTEETPPGEAGSEEDDEVVAMIKELLDTRIRHLLF, encoded by the exons ATGGCGGCGGCCGAGCGGGCGTGGGGAGCAGCTGTCGGTGTAGCCCGGCTGTGCAGGCG GCTCTGTCATGTGGCGACTCCACACGCCTTTAAGAAACAGCCTCTGCACCAATATGTACAGAGACCACTCTTCCCTCTGCGCACGCCCTTGTATAACACAG tacGATTCATGTTTATTCAAACACAAGACACCCCAAATCCCAACAGCTTAAAGTTTATACCAGGAAAGCCGGTTCTTGAGACGAGGACCATGGATTTCCCCACACCAGCTGCGGCTTTCCGTTCCCCTCTGGCCAG GCAGTTATTCAGGATTGAAGGTGTGAAAAGTGTCTTCTTTGGGCCAGATTTCATTACAGTCACAAAG GAGAATGAAGAATTAGACTGGAATTTACTGAAACCAGACATTTATGCAACAATTATGGACTTCTTTGCATCTGGCTTACCTCTAGTGACTGAGGAGACGCCTCCAGGAGAAGCAG gttctgAGGAAGATGACGAAGTTGTGGCAATGATTAAAGAACTGTTAGATACTAGAATACG